In the Pectinatus sottacetonis genome, AAAGTTCGTAAATTAAAAAATAGCCGATAGGATTTTTCCTACCGGTTTTTTTATGTTTTAAAATAAATTTTATATGTAAATAAATATTCACCCGCATAGCGGGTGGTTTTTCTTTTTCGGACATAGCCCTTTTTCACTGGCTGCGCATAAATGCGCTTTTTATTGGCCTGCCAGCCGTGCAACTTTTATTTGCTACCCGTAAACGGGTCTCTTGGATCAAACAAACTTAATTGGTCTGCTTCCTTATCTCATTTTAGCTGATTTGCTATATATTCTGTTATAGCTTTTGTGTCTTTTCCAACTGTATCTACATAATATCATTTGTACCAAAATTCGCGATTTCTATACGCAAATTTCATATTCCCAAACTTTTGAAATATCATTAAGCTACTTTTCACTTTTAGATATCCCATAAATCCTGAAACGCTTATCTTTGGTGGTATACAAACCAGTAAATGTATATGATCTGGGCATATTTCTCCCTCAAAAAATACCGCCTGCATTTATTTGCAAGCGGCTTATTTGTTTTGATTGCGATACCAGTTAGCTTTTCCTCTTAATACATCACCCCCGCGAGTTCCATCGGTAGCCCAGGGATTATAGTTTCATGCTAATCAGGCCGGGTGAACTCTACATTTGAGCAATTTGAGATATCTAAGAGAAATGCTGTTGCTGGATCATAATCATCACGAACCAATTTAAATGACATTTTACCAGTAGCGGTATCCATAAATTTATAAGCATTTATATGTGTGAGTATATTATTAATAAGGTCCTTGGCTTCTGTTTTGCTGGATAGTTGGATACTAATGCCAACACCTTCATCAGAAAGTGTTTTCCCTATCTTTATTAAGGATTCTTCACTTTCTCCTAGCCCCCAGTCATTATTGACATGAAGTTCAAATAAGACCTCAGCAGGGTTGGCATCTTCGCCAACAGCACCAAGACCTAAGCGATTAGGAATGTTTTGCATTTCAATCCATGTTTCAGGAATTGTAGATTGTTTGCCTATATAAGCGGTAGGAACAACAATAGACACAAATGGCTTGTAGGCTGGGGGTAGACCGCGCAAATCTTCTTGAACGCTATCTTTATTCATTTGGTTAACCATCCATGCATCAGTGCCTTGGTTATTACCACCAAGATAAATATGCATGGTTCCATCAAAACCGCCTTGTTCATCCGGGCCACCAAAAAGGTTGTAATCATTTATGTTTATTTCATAAGGTTGACCATTTTGGGCTCTCTTTGACACAGAAGTTGCCCTGCCCTTACTTTCTGTTTTTCCATGTCCGGTAAAAGTCATTCCAATATATTCCATTATAAGTGATCTAACTAATGGCCATGCATTAAAGTTAGCATGGGCAGCGTATTCTTCTGTATATATTTCACTCCTGAAATCTCCGAAATATGATATTATAGGTGACTTTATAAGGCAACGCCCCATAACAGCAGGAATAGGATTGCCAATTTTAGTATCTGGTGCAGATACTTTTAAGGCATCAGCTTCTCCGGTCGATATTTCATTTTGCTGCTGGAACGTTTATTTAAAAAATATAATGCAAGAGTGGATAACCCATAGCCAAGATATTTGTTGAATCCCAAATAATCACCTCATTAAAATTCAATAATAAATATTATTGAAAAAATATTTTTTAGATGATAATATATAGTTAACTTAGTCATATATTTACTATATCATATAAAATGGAGATAAATGAATGAACGATTATATTGAAGTATTTGGTGCGAGAGAGAAAAATCTTAAAAATATTGATATTAAAATACCGAAAAATAAAATTACAGTTTTTACGGGAGTTTCTGGTTCAGGAAAATCATCATTAGTATTTGATACTTTAGCTGCAGAATCACAGAGACAACTAAATGAAACATATACAAGCTTTATTCGGCAACGTATGCCACGTTATGGAAAACCTGATGTTGATAAAATAAAAAACCTTACGGTAGTTTTTATAATTACACAGAAAAGGTTAGGTGGAAATGCTCGATCAACAGTTGGAACAATTACAGATATTTACTCATTGTTACGGTTATTATTTTCAAGAATTGGAAAACCATTTGTGGGTTATTCAGATGTATTTTCATTTAATAATGCTGCAGGAATGTGTTCTTATTGTGAGGGGTTGGGAAAAACAGAAACTATTGATATAAAAACGGTATTAAACTTTGAAAAATCTTTAAATGAAGGCGCAATTCTTTTTCCTACTTTTGAAGTAGGTGGATGGCGTTTAACCCGGTATACTGATTCAGGTTTTTTTGACAATAACAAAAAAATAAACGACTATACAGATAAGGAATTAGAATTACTACTTTATGGAGATAATATAAAAATAAATAATCCGCCACCTGAATGGCATAAAACTTCATTATATGAAGGAATAATACCGCGAATTGAACGGAGTTTTTTGAAAAAGGAAAATGGTGAAAAACTAAAATACATAAAAGCTATTGAGCCTTTTGTTATAAAACAAGAATGTAAGCATTGCCATGGGATGCGGTTAAAAGATAAAGTGTTGTTATGCAAAATAAATGGTAAGAATATCGCGGAATGTACGAATATGAATATTGATTCACTTTTTAATTTTATAAAAAATATTTCTGATATTAAAGTTAATGCGATTATATTAGAAATAACAAAAAGGCTGCAATATATTATATCAATGGGTATGGGATATTTAAGTTTGAATAGAGAAACATCTACACTTTCAGGCGGTGAATCTCAAAGAATAAAAATGATTAATCAACTTGGTAGTAGTTTAACAGGCTTAACATATATTTTTGATGAACCTAGTATAGGACTTCATCCGTATGATATAGGGAAAATTAACAATCTCTTGAAATTGTTACGTGATAAGGGAAATACAGTTGTAATTGTTGATCATGATCCAGATGTGATAGAAATAGCAGATCATGTTATTGATATTGGGCCTGGAGCAGGGAAGTGTGGAGGAAATATAACATATCAAGGTAATGTCCTTGGTTTGAAGAAATCCAATACGATTACAGGTAAATTTTTGAGAAATAACTCTCAATTGAAGTCTAATATACGTATGCCAAAAGATTGGTTCTATATTAAAAATGCAAGAATGAATAATCTAATAAATGTGTCTGTAAATATTCCTAAAGGTGTAATGACTGTAGTCACTGGCATTGCTGGAGCAGGAAAAAGCACTCTTGTTAATGGGATATTAACTGATCTATGTAAAAATGTGATTATTATAGATCAAAAAAGCATACAAACTTCCAAGCGGTCTAATATTGCAACATTTACGGGGATTTTTGATATTATTAGAAAATTGTTTGCTAGAAACAATGGTATTAAAGCATCCTTATTAAGCTTTAATTCAAAAGGTGCTTGCCAAAATTGTAAAGGGTTAGGAGTTACTTATACAGATTTATCATTTTTAGATACAGTTGTTACAACATGTGAAAAATGTAGAGGAAAACGGTATACTGATGAGGTGCTTACCTATCGATTGAGAGAAAAAAATATTGCTGATATACTAGAAATGACAGTAGATGAAGCTTTGGACTTTTTTCATGAAAAAGAAATTGTATCAGTATTAAAATCGCTTTCTGATGTTGGAATCGGATATATTTCATTAGGGCAGTCTTTAAATACTTTTTCAGGTGGTGAGTTACAGCGGCTTAAGCTAGCAAAAGAACTTGAAAACACCGGAGAAGTTTATATTTTTGATGAACCCTCAACGGGATTACATATGTCAGATATAAAAAAATTAATGACTATAATGGATGTAATTTTAGCGAAAAATAATACAATTATAATCATAGAACATAATTTGGAAATTATTTCTCAAGCTGATTGGATTATTGACCTAGGACCATATGCAGGGGATAATGGTGGGAAAATTGTGTTTTCAGGATTGTCCAAAGATATAATAAATTGTAAGTTGTCGTTGACTGGAAAATATTTAAGAAAATATATAAATGAAAATGAGTGATAATATTATGTCGACAAAAGAATTAGAAGAAGCTTATGTTCCTTTTCAATGTATGGTAGTATCAAATTCAAATAAATTTAATGTTGAGGGCGTTTCAACAGCGCAATATTATATAATTGATATTCTTGATAAACAAGGTTCGAAAACAACAAAAGAACTTGCTGAAATGAGGGGAATATCACAATCAGGCATTTCAAAATTAACAAAGCGTTTATTGGAAAAAAAATACATAGCGCAAGAAAGAAGAGTTAATGACCGACGTGTTTATAATATAGTGCTTACCAAAGAAGGTAAGTTTTTCTTAAATCGTGTTGAAAAATTTGGAAATGAAATAATGAATATAATAAATGATGCATTGAGTGTAGAAGAAATACATAAATTTTCAGTAATGTGTAAAAAAATTACAGCATTATATGCGAAAAAACAATAAAATTTGTTATTATGCTAAATAGGTTACCTTTGTTTAAATAGATGACTATATAATTTACTATTCTTAACTACAGTTGTTGTGATGAAACCTTCTAGTTTTTTGCTATCCACAGTATTTTGAATATGAGTATTTACTATTGGTGTTTTTGAGCTATTACTTATATTAAAAGCAAATTTGTCCATAGTTCCATTTAAAGCATTAGAACCAGCTCTATGAAAAGATTAGTTTTTATTCCTTTTCCTTTTTAGTTTGAGTTTCACGCGGCTGCCTCTTATTGATTCAGGGCACATATGGTCGTCTCTGC is a window encoding:
- a CDS encoding ATP-binding cassette domain-containing protein, whose translation is MNDYIEVFGAREKNLKNIDIKIPKNKITVFTGVSGSGKSSLVFDTLAAESQRQLNETYTSFIRQRMPRYGKPDVDKIKNLTVVFIITQKRLGGNARSTVGTITDIYSLLRLLFSRIGKPFVGYSDVFSFNNAAGMCSYCEGLGKTETIDIKTVLNFEKSLNEGAILFPTFEVGGWRLTRYTDSGFFDNNKKINDYTDKELELLLYGDNIKINNPPPEWHKTSLYEGIIPRIERSFLKKENGEKLKYIKAIEPFVIKQECKHCHGMRLKDKVLLCKINGKNIAECTNMNIDSLFNFIKNISDIKVNAIILEITKRLQYIISMGMGYLSLNRETSTLSGGESQRIKMINQLGSSLTGLTYIFDEPSIGLHPYDIGKINNLLKLLRDKGNTVVIVDHDPDVIEIADHVIDIGPGAGKCGGNITYQGNVLGLKKSNTITGKFLRNNSQLKSNIRMPKDWFYIKNARMNNLINVSVNIPKGVMTVVTGIAGAGKSTLVNGILTDLCKNVIIIDQKSIQTSKRSNIATFTGIFDIIRKLFARNNGIKASLLSFNSKGACQNCKGLGVTYTDLSFLDTVVTTCEKCRGKRYTDEVLTYRLREKNIADILEMTVDEALDFFHEKEIVSVLKSLSDVGIGYISLGQSLNTFSGGELQRLKLAKELENTGEVYIFDEPSTGLHMSDIKKLMTIMDVILAKNNTIIIIEHNLEIISQADWIIDLGPYAGDNGGKIVFSGLSKDIINCKLSLTGKYLRKYINENE
- a CDS encoding MarR family winged helix-turn-helix transcriptional regulator; amino-acid sequence: MKMSDNIMSTKELEEAYVPFQCMVVSNSNKFNVEGVSTAQYYIIDILDKQGSKTTKELAEMRGISQSGISKLTKRLLEKKYIAQERRVNDRRVYNIVLTKEGKFFLNRVEKFGNEIMNIINDALSVEEIHKFSVMCKKITALYAKKQ